The following proteins come from a genomic window of Malus domestica chromosome 02, GDT2T_hap1:
- the LOC103426553 gene encoding uncharacterized protein isoform X1, whose amino-acid sequence MAMYIRVKRSKTTYFIQCEPTETSLDIKQKLHDLIDRPVNDQRLILVSTGEVLEDSKALADQKVENDAVVALAFRKDDNEFEEVNIVRPDDFYPSRDADAGSW is encoded by the exons ATG GCCATGTATATTCGTGTTAAGCGTAGTAAGACAACTTACTTTATCCAGTGTGAACCAACTGAAACAAGTTTAGATATAAAGCAGAAATTACATGATCTTATTGATCGACCGGTAAATGACCAGCGCTTGATCTTAGTCAGTACTGGGGAAGTATTGGAGGATTCAAAGGCGTTGGCGGATCAGAAG GTTGAAAATGACGCCGTTGTTGCACTGGCTTTCAGAAAAG ATGACAATGAGTTTGAAGAGGTCAACATTGTTCGGCCAGACGACTTCTATCCGTCTCGTGATGCAGATGCAGGCAGTTGGTGA
- the LOC103426553 gene encoding uncharacterized protein isoform X2, with product MYIRVKRSKTTYFIQCEPTETSLDIKQKLHDLIDRPVNDQRLILVSTGEVLEDSKALADQKVENDAVVALAFRKDDNEFEEVNIVRPDDFYPSRDADAGSW from the exons ATGTATATTCGTGTTAAGCGTAGTAAGACAACTTACTTTATCCAGTGTGAACCAACTGAAACAAGTTTAGATATAAAGCAGAAATTACATGATCTTATTGATCGACCGGTAAATGACCAGCGCTTGATCTTAGTCAGTACTGGGGAAGTATTGGAGGATTCAAAGGCGTTGGCGGATCAGAAG GTTGAAAATGACGCCGTTGTTGCACTGGCTTTCAGAAAAG ATGACAATGAGTTTGAAGAGGTCAACATTGTTCGGCCAGACGACTTCTATCCGTCTCGTGATGCAGATGCAGGCAGTTGGTGA